Proteins encoded in a region of the Deefgea piscis genome:
- a CDS encoding septation protein A, translated as MKFLFDLFPILLFFGAYSYTNDIFLATGVTIAATFAQVVYSWIRHRHVDKMLWISLVLITIMGGLTIVFHNKQFIMWKPTVLYWLFTLVLVGAWHLKQNNLIEKLMGAQMNLPRSIWTRLMYAWALFFLAMGALNIFIFHSFDEAIWVKFKVFGTLVLTLVFVVAQSVYLSKHIQPEEKD; from the coding sequence ATGAAATTTCTTTTTGATCTATTTCCTATCCTGTTGTTTTTCGGCGCTTATAGCTATACCAACGATATTTTTCTAGCCACGGGCGTCACCATTGCAGCCACTTTTGCACAAGTGGTCTACAGCTGGATTCGCCATCGACATGTCGACAAAATGCTGTGGATTAGTCTGGTATTGATTACCATCATGGGCGGACTCACCATTGTCTTTCACAACAAACAATTTATTATGTGGAAGCCAACTGTTTTATATTGGCTATTTACCTTGGTACTCGTTGGCGCTTGGCATCTGAAGCAAAATAATTTAATTGAAAAACTCATGGGCGCACAAATGAATTTACCGCGCTCGATTTGGACTCGATTAATGTACGCTTGGGCCTTGTTTTTTCTCGCGATGGGCGCACTTAATATCTTCATATTTCATAGCTTTGACGAAGCCATTTGGGTCAAATTTAAAGTGTTTGGCACCTTAGTACTCACGCTCGTTTTTGTCGTGGCACAAAGTGTTTATTTATCCAAACATATTCAGCCCGAAGAAAAAGATTAA
- a CDS encoding asparaginase: MPAQYKAPQRILCLYTGGTIGCAPSPLGLAPKAGILSPVITDLLAQQHNLGISLTLREYPEALDSSSMQPLDWLRIAQDIDAAYHQFDGFIILHGTDTLAWTAAALHWQLSQIDKPVVITGSQRPWLELGSDAPANFQLALEGVQSQRRAVMVAFSGLLLPGHAVKKLDADADAAFAAPNWQGEWPTIQAGNYQFYPLNPSLNILSVKLYPGCETWLASSINSQVFAGIAIETYGSGNIPDHFLLKSALKNAVQAGSLIINCSQCIRGQVRQGHYAAGSFLQEINALAADRLSVEAATTWLYTALAQKTDHDSLRKAWQTATHMV; the protein is encoded by the coding sequence ATGCCAGCGCAGTACAAAGCACCTCAACGCATTCTTTGCCTCTATACCGGCGGTACCATAGGCTGCGCGCCAAGCCCTTTAGGTTTAGCGCCTAAAGCAGGGATTTTAAGTCCAGTAATTACCGACTTACTCGCACAACAGCATAACCTCGGCATTTCACTCACTTTACGCGAGTACCCTGAGGCACTCGACTCATCAAGTATGCAACCCTTAGATTGGCTAAGAATCGCCCAAGATATTGACGCTGCCTATCATCAATTTGATGGATTCATTATATTGCACGGCACCGACACCTTAGCTTGGACCGCTGCCGCACTCCACTGGCAACTGAGTCAAATCGATAAACCCGTCGTCATCACCGGTTCTCAGCGCCCGTGGCTGGAGTTGGGTAGCGATGCGCCGGCGAATTTTCAACTGGCACTTGAGGGCGTGCAAAGTCAACGCCGCGCGGTGATGGTGGCATTTAGTGGTTTGTTACTACCTGGGCATGCCGTAAAAAAACTCGACGCTGACGCCGATGCCGCATTTGCAGCGCCAAACTGGCAAGGGGAATGGCCAACTATTCAGGCTGGCAACTACCAGTTTTACCCGCTCAATCCAAGCCTAAACATTCTCAGTGTTAAACTTTACCCAGGCTGTGAGACTTGGTTAGCATCGAGTATAAATTCGCAGGTATTTGCTGGTATTGCCATAGAAACCTATGGTAGTGGCAACATACCCGACCATTTTTTATTAAAAAGTGCATTAAAAAATGCAGTTCAAGCAGGAAGCCTAATTATAAATTGTAGTCAGTGCATTCGAGGTCAAGTGCGCCAAGGGCATTACGCAGCAGGTAGTTTTTTACAAGAAATCAATGCATTAGCTGCCGATCGCTTAAGCGTAGAAGCGGCAACCACATGGCTCTACACGGCACTAGCCCAAAAAACTGACCATGATTCATTACGTAAGGCATGGCAAACTGCAACACATATGGTATAG
- the smpB gene encoding SsrA-binding protein SmpB, with amino-acid sequence MVIVDNRKAFHDFFIEEKLEAGIMLEGWEVKSIRAGRVQIKEAYVIHKNGDFYLFGCHISPLLNASSHVVPDVVRTRKLLLKQREIDKLAMKVDRAGYTVVPVNMHLKNGFIKVEIGLAKGKKQHDKRQTEKDREWVREKARIVRDATKQG; translated from the coding sequence ATGGTTATCGTCGATAATCGTAAAGCGTTTCACGACTTCTTTATTGAAGAAAAGCTAGAAGCGGGCATTATGCTCGAAGGGTGGGAAGTTAAGTCCATCCGAGCTGGCCGCGTGCAAATCAAAGAAGCTTATGTGATCCATAAAAATGGTGACTTTTATTTATTTGGTTGCCATATTTCACCGCTGCTTAATGCATCATCGCATGTCGTTCCCGATGTGGTCCGTACGCGCAAATTATTGCTCAAACAACGCGAAATCGATAAGTTGGCGATGAAAGTGGATCGCGCGGGTTATACCGTGGTGCCGGTCAATATGCATCTGAAAAATGGTTTTATCAAAGTTGAGATTGGTCTGGCAAAAGGTAAAAAACAACATGATAAACGCCAAACAGAAAAAGATCGTGAATGGGTGCGTGAAAAAGCCAGAATCGTTCGGGATGCGACCAAACAAGGTTGA
- the plsY gene encoding glycerol-3-phosphate 1-O-acyltransferase PlsY has product MSLPMSLLIIAAYLLGSLSFAVIVSKTMGLADPRTYGSNNPGATNVLRSGNKKAAALTLLGDALKGWIAVFAAQWIAPLIGLGEAGSPSYTLAIAAVMIAVTIGHMWPIFFKFKGGKGVATAAGILLALNLWLGLATLAIWIFVAKVLKISSLSALIAAAATPLLTALLLPNQTVYLGAVTVIAVLLIQRHKQNIIGLMKGKESKIGDNSKS; this is encoded by the coding sequence ATGTCGCTGCCAATGTCATTGCTGATTATCGCCGCCTATTTACTCGGATCGCTGTCTTTTGCCGTGATTGTCTCGAAAACGATGGGCTTAGCTGATCCACGCACCTATGGCTCAAACAATCCAGGCGCTACCAATGTTTTACGCTCAGGCAATAAAAAAGCGGCTGCACTCACCTTACTTGGTGATGCATTAAAAGGCTGGATCGCCGTCTTTGCCGCCCAATGGATTGCCCCCCTGATCGGGCTTGGAGAAGCCGGCTCACCCAGCTACACCCTCGCCATTGCCGCCGTCATGATTGCCGTGACCATTGGTCATATGTGGCCGATTTTCTTTAAATTCAAAGGGGGTAAAGGTGTTGCCACTGCGGCAGGGATTTTATTGGCGCTCAATCTATGGCTTGGCTTAGCCACACTCGCAATTTGGATCTTTGTGGCCAAAGTCCTCAAGATCTCATCGCTATCGGCATTAATCGCAGCCGCAGCAACGCCGTTGCTGACCGCTTTATTATTGCCAAATCAAACCGTTTATCTTGGTGCGGTCACGGTGATTGCAGTGTTACTGATTCAACGGCACAAACAAAACATCATCGGTCTAATGAAGGGTAAAGAAAGCAAAATCGGTGATAACAGCAAGTCTTAA
- a CDS encoding dihydroneopterin aldolase, which produces MDIIYLQQVRASTVLGWYDWERTQSQVVELDLEIGLPSARACVSDHLNDTIDYDKVVTQIRQDLTAKHFLLLEALAEHIANIVLNDFGAPWIKVSVTKLGILQEVARVGVTIERGQRA; this is translated from the coding sequence ATGGATATTATTTATTTGCAGCAAGTGCGTGCCAGCACGGTATTGGGTTGGTACGACTGGGAACGCACACAGTCACAAGTCGTCGAATTGGATTTAGAAATCGGCCTGCCTTCGGCGCGCGCCTGTGTTTCTGATCATTTAAACGACACGATTGATTATGACAAAGTGGTCACGCAGATTCGGCAAGATTTAACCGCCAAGCATTTTCTTCTACTCGAAGCTTTGGCTGAGCATATTGCCAATATTGTGCTGAATGATTTTGGTGCCCCTTGGATTAAAGTTTCGGTCACTAAATTGGGTATTTTGCAAGAAGTTGCTCGCGTTGGGGTTACGATTGAGCGTGGACAGCGTGCTTAA